ACCTGTTTGCTGCCCTGGAGAAAAACAATCAGAACACCGGGGGCGCCTACATCGACAAAAAGCCCCGGGCGTATTTTATTCGCACCGAGGGATTGGTTGAAAGCCTGGAGGACATCCGTCGCATTGTCGTCAAGCGCCTTCCCAACGGCACGCCGCTGCTCCTGCAGGACGTGGGACAGGTGCGCTTCGGCCACGCGGTCCGCTACGGGGCCATGACGCGCAACACCGACGGCGAAGTAGTGGGGGGCATCGTGCTGATGCTCAAAGGAGCCAACTCTGCGCAGGTCATCCGAGCGGTGAAAGACCGGGTGGCTACCTTGCAGGAGAGCCTGCCGGAGGGGGTGGTGATCGAGCCGTTTCTGGACCGCACCGCGCTGATCAACCGGGCGGTGGGCACGGTCACGAAGAACCTGACGGAAGGAGCCTTGATCGTCATTTTCGTGCTGGTGCTGTTTTTGGGGAACTGGCGCGCCGGCCTGGTCGTGGCTTCCGTCATTCCGCTGGCCCTGTTGTTTGCCCTGGGCCTGATGAACCTGTTCGGCGTTTCGGCCAACCTGATGAGCCTAGGCGCGATCGACTTTGGTCTGATCGTAGACGGCACGGTCATCATCGTCGAAAGCGTGGTGCACCGTATCACGAGCCTGACGGGCCGACAAAAGCTCACCCGTGGGCAAATGGATCAAGAGGTGTACACAGCAGCCTCCCGCATCCGCAGTTCGGCCGCTTTTGGCGAAATCATCATCCTCATCGTCTATCTACCGATCCTGGCGCTGGTCGGCGTCGAAGGCAAAATGTTTCGTCCCATGGCCCAGACGGTCTCCTTTGCCATCCTGGGGGCGTTTCTTCTCTCTCTAACCTACGTACCGATGCTCTCGGCCCTGCTGCTCAGCCGTAAAACCTATCACCGCCGCAACTTCTCCGACCGGATGATGGACGGCTTGCAGCGTGGCTACGACCCGGTACTGGCCTGGGCGCTGCGGCGCAAAGGCGTTGTGGTGGCCGCAGCGGTGGGCCTGTTGGGGGGGAGCCTGTGGGTGTTCAGCGGCCTGGGAGGAGAGTTCATACCCACGCTAGACGAAGGCGACTTTGCCGTGGAGACGCGGGTGCTGACGGGCAGCTCGCTCTCGCAGACGATCGAGGCGTCCCAACAGGCGGCCGCAGTGTTGCTGGAGGAGTTTCCGGACGAAGTCGAGGAGGTGGTAGGCAAAATTGGCTCCAGTGAGATTCCTACGGATCCCATGCCCATCGAAGCCATTGATCTGATGGTCCTCCTGAAAGACAAAGCCACCTGGACCCGTGCGGCCTCTCAAGAGGAACTGGCCGGGCAGATGAACGAAGCGTTGGAAGCGGTACCGGGCGTCACGTTTAGTTTTCAACAGCCTATCCAAATGCGGTTTAACGAACTGATGACGGGGGCCAAACAGGATGTGGTGGTCAAAATCTACGGGGACGATCTGGAGGAGCTCTCCCGGCAAGCGCAGAAGGTCGGTCGTTTGGTACAGCAGGTAGAAGGCGCAGCCGATCTCTACGTCGAACAGGTGACCGGGCTGCCCCAGGTGGTGGTGGACTACCGACGCGAGCAGCTGGCCAAATACGGACTGGACGTGGCGACGGTGAACCGGACCGTGCAGGCGGCCTTTGCCGGGGCCGAGGCGGGAACGGTCTACGAAGGCGACCGCCGTTTTGGGCTGGTGGTCCGACTGCAGGAGGCCGCCCGGCAGGGCATCGAGAACGTAGAGAACCTGTTTGTGGCCACCCCCGACGGGGACCAGATTCCCCTGGCGCAGGTCGCCGATGTCGCGTTCCGGCCCGGTCCCTACCAGATCCAGCGCGACGACACGCGGCGGCGCATCCTGGTGGCCTTCAACGTGCGGGGACGCGACGTGGAGAGTGTAGTCGATGAGCTTCAGCGGCGGGTGAGCGCGCAGATCGACTTTCCGGCCGGCTACTTTGTGACTTACGGAGGACAATTCGAAAACCTGGTCGAGGCCCGCCAGCGGCTCTCGGTGGCTGTACCTGTCGCCCTAGTCCTGATCTTTTTACTTCTCTACTTTACGTTTGGCTCCGTGGCACAATCGCTGCTCATCTTTACGGCGATTCCGCTTTCGGCCATTGGCGGCATCCTGGCCTTGTGGGGGCGGGGCATGCCCTTCAGCATCTCGGCCGGCATCGGGTTTATTGCGCTCTTCGGCGTGGCGGTACTCAACGGCATTGTGCTGATCGGGGAGTTCAACCACCTGCGCGACGAGGGCGTCACCGACCTGTTGGAGCGCGTGCGCGCCGGCACGCGGGTGCGGCTGCGCCCCGTGCTGATGACCGCCTCGGTCGCCTCGCTGGGCTTTCTGCCCATGGCCCTCTCCAGCTCGGCGGGTGCGGAAGTGCAGCGACCCCTGGCCACGGTGGTGATCGGCGGTCTGGTGTCGGCTACGCTGCTGACCTTACTGGTGCTGCCGGTGCTGTATGTCTACTTCGAGCGGGGCTGGGGGCGGGTGAAGGCGGGGCCCGCGGTGGGCGTGTGGCTGCTGGTAGGCCTTGGACTCTCCCTGTGGCCCACCACCAGTCAGGCTCAGGAAAGGGCGGCCGGACCCTACACGCGGGAAGAAGCCATTGCCACGGCCTTGGCGCAAAACGGACAGGTGCGCATCCGCGCCGGAGAGGTGGCCCGACAGCAAGCCCTTCAGCGCACCGCCACGGCCCTGCCCAAAACCGAGATCAGCTTACAGTACGGTCAGTACAACAGCCTGGCGCGGGACAACAACCTGCAAGTGTCCCAACGGTTTCCGTTTCCTACCGTGTGGTCAAGTCGTGCGGCCCTAGCCGGTGCGCAGGTGGAAGCAAGCCAGTACGCGCAAGCCGTTACCGAAAATGAGTTGATCCGCCAGGTGAAGGAAGCCTACAACCAGCTGGCCTACGAACAATCCCGTGGGCAATTGCTTGCCTATCAGGACAGCCTCCTGCAGGCATTTGTCCGAGCGGCACGCGTGCGCTACCGGACGGGAGAGACCAACCTATTGGAGCAAGCCACGGCCGAGTCGGAGGCCGCCCAGCTGCGCACGCGCCTGACCCAGCACCAGGCCGACCTGGTGATCGCCCGCAGCCGGCTGCAGGTACTGCTGCACGAGGAAGCCCCCGTCTACATCACCGCCGACACCCTTTCGCGCCTGACGCCCGACCCGGCGTGGGACACCACGCGGCTGGCAAGCAACCCCACCCTGGCGTACTTCAATCAGCAGGTGGACGTGGCGCGTCGGGAAGAGCAACTGCAACGGGCGCAGCGCTGGCCCGAGCTGACCTTAGGTTATTTTAGCCAGTCACTGATCGGCTTTGAGCCCGGCGACGGCAGCGGACGCTATTATGGTCCCTGGGACCGCTTCACCGGGGTTCAGGTAGGATTGGCCCTGCCCCTGTGGTGGGGGCCCTACCAGGCGGAGGTGAAGGCCGCGGCTTTGCAGCAGCAAGTGGCCCGTGATCAGCAGGCTTATGCGCGCCAGACCCTGACCGGGGACTACCGGCAGGCCCTGCAACAGTTTGCTAAGTTCCGGTCCAGCCTGTCCTATTACGA
The sequence above is a segment of the Catalinimonas alkaloidigena genome. Coding sequences within it:
- a CDS encoding CusA/CzcA family heavy metal efflux RND transporter; translation: MLDRLIHFSIHHKLIIGLFTLGLVAWGLYSVTQLPVDAVPDITNNQVQVITPSPSLAAQEVEQLITFPVELTMATIPDVEEIRSFSRFGLSVVTIVFEEGVDIYWARQQVSERLAEAAAQIPAGVSRPALAPISTGLGEIYQYLLRPQPGYEAQYTAMELRTLQDWIVRRGLLGTPGVADVSSFGGYLKQYEIAVDPARLRSLNLTLQDLFAALEKNNQNTGGAYIDKKPRAYFIRTEGLVESLEDIRRIVVKRLPNGTPLLLQDVGQVRFGHAVRYGAMTRNTDGEVVGGIVLMLKGANSAQVIRAVKDRVATLQESLPEGVVIEPFLDRTALINRAVGTVTKNLTEGALIVIFVLVLFLGNWRAGLVVASVIPLALLFALGLMNLFGVSANLMSLGAIDFGLIVDGTVIIVESVVHRITSLTGRQKLTRGQMDQEVYTAASRIRSSAAFGEIIILIVYLPILALVGVEGKMFRPMAQTVSFAILGAFLLSLTYVPMLSALLLSRKTYHRRNFSDRMMDGLQRGYDPVLAWALRRKGVVVAAAVGLLGGSLWVFSGLGGEFIPTLDEGDFAVETRVLTGSSLSQTIEASQQAAAVLLEEFPDEVEEVVGKIGSSEIPTDPMPIEAIDLMVLLKDKATWTRAASQEELAGQMNEALEAVPGVTFSFQQPIQMRFNELMTGAKQDVVVKIYGDDLEELSRQAQKVGRLVQQVEGAADLYVEQVTGLPQVVVDYRREQLAKYGLDVATVNRTVQAAFAGAEAGTVYEGDRRFGLVVRLQEAARQGIENVENLFVATPDGDQIPLAQVADVAFRPGPYQIQRDDTRRRILVAFNVRGRDVESVVDELQRRVSAQIDFPAGYFVTYGGQFENLVEARQRLSVAVPVALVLIFLLLYFTFGSVAQSLLIFTAIPLSAIGGILALWGRGMPFSISAGIGFIALFGVAVLNGIVLIGEFNHLRDEGVTDLLERVRAGTRVRLRPVLMTASVASLGFLPMALSSSAGAEVQRPLATVVIGGLVSATLLTLLVLPVLYVYFERGWGRVKAGPAVGVWLLVGLGLSLWPTTSQAQERAAGPYTREEAIATALAQNGQVRIRAGEVARQQALQRTATALPKTEISLQYGQYNSLARDNNLQVSQRFPFPTVWSSRAALAGAQVEASQYAQAVTENELIRQVKEAYNQLAYEQSRGQLLAYQDSLLQAFVRAARVRYRTGETNLLEQATAESEAAQLRTRLTQHQADLVIARSRLQVLLHEEAPVYITADTLSRLTPDPAWDTTRLASNPTLAYFNQQVDVARREEQLQRAQRWPELTLGYFSQSLIGFEPGDGSGRYYGPWDRFTGVQVGLALPLWWGPYQAEVKAAALQQQVARDQQAYARQTLTGDYRQALQQFAKFRSSLSYYEENALPQARLILENAQLSFQTGAIGYVEFVQALERALAMQIDYLALLRQYNESIIYLEFLGGAR